In one Watersipora subatra chromosome 6, tzWatSuba1.1, whole genome shotgun sequence genomic region, the following are encoded:
- the LOC137398482 gene encoding TBC1 domain family member 13-like, which translates to MEAHNKRLSDFEDLLNADVIDYTELSKKCFQGCPDVKGMRSLSWKLMLYYLPQKKTEWDDALNKQRRAYKSFIEEMIIKPGSEVKMEDSVSDHPLNPNPDSQWSQYFKDNEMLLQIDKDCRRLYPDLVFFQSATEYPCLRLTQSVNGLENLRKRVENTFLESHTVSRDRHGITKMHCTRRRGNSSNEFHTLGEGEEAHWEVVERMLFIYAKLNPGIQYVQGMNEILGPLYYTMATDPNKEWAKHAEADSFYCFTNLMAEIRDNFIKSLDDSLCGIGGNMHAVMRSLQNYEPRLHQRLMNQSIKPEFFAFRWITLLLSQEFQLPDVLRIWDALFSDKHRFRFLVDICCSMIILVRKDILQNDFAGNMKLLQNYPPTADIESIITTAAQLRQQ; encoded by the exons ATGGAAGCTCACAACAAAAG ACTCAGCGACTTTGAAGACCTTTTAAACGCTGATGTCATAGATTACACGGAGCTCTCAAAGAAATGCTTTCAAG GGTGTCCTGATGTAAAGGGCATGCGTTCGCTGTCTTGGAAACTTATGTTATACTACTTGCCCCAGAAGAAAACTGAGTGGGATGATGCATTAAACAAACAGAGAAGAGCCTATAAGAGCTTCATCGAGGAAATGATAATCAAACCTGGCTCAGAAGTGAAGATGGAAGATTCTGTTTCGGACCAT CCACTGAACCCTAACCCGGACAGTCAATGGAGCCAATACTTCAAGGACAATGAGATGTTATTGCAGATTGACAAAGACTGCAG GCGTCTCTATCCGGACTTGGTATTCTTTCAAAGTGCCACTGAATATCCCTGCCTCCGCCTTACTCAGTCTGTCAATGGGCTTGAGAATTTGAGAAAAAGGGTAGAGAACACATTCCTTGAATCACACACTGTCTCAAGAGACCGCCACGGTATCACCAAG ATGCACTGTACACGGCGTCGTGGTAACAGTAGCAATGAGTTTCACACGCtgggagagggagaggaagCTCATTGGGAGGTTGTTGAGCGGATGCTCTTTATCTATGCAAAGCTGAATCCGGGAATTCAATACGTTCAG GGCATGAATGAAATTCTAGGACCTCTTTACTACACCATGGCGACTGATCCGAATAAAGAATGGGCAAAACACGCAGAAGCTGATAGTTTCTACTGCTTCACCAATTTAATGGCGGAGATAAGGGATAATTTTATCAAATCTCTTGATGACAGTCTCTGTGGTATAG GAGGTAATATGCACGCTGTTATGCGGAGTCTCCAAAATTATGAACCAAGGCTACACCAGAGGCTCATGAATCAAAGTATTAAGCCTGAGTTCTTTGCCTTCCGTTGGATAACTCTACTTCTCTCTCAAGAATTCCAGCTCCCAG ACGTTTTGAGAATCTGGGATGCTCTCTTCTCTGATAAACATAGGTTCAGATTTCTAGTAGACATCTGCTGCTCAATGATAAT TCTTGTTCGTAAAGATATCCTACAGAATGACTTCGCTGGCAACATGAAGCTACTTCAG AATTATCCTCCCACAGCTGATATAGAATCTATAATAACGACAGCGGCTCAGCTGAGGCAGCAATAG